Proteins from one Nicotiana tabacum cultivar K326 chromosome 23, ASM71507v2, whole genome shotgun sequence genomic window:
- the LOC107791155 gene encoding uncharacterized protein LOC107791155 has translation MTNPEDHMTHYVTAVKVNDLVKEQVSSILLKKFGETLMGGALTWYSQLPARSIETFEEMADKLVTTHAGAKKTEARVNDIFSIKQSLGEGIRDFLARFNRIRMTLPNVSEGMEVASFQNGLSREGLRATRKVLSRLMKYPPTTWDEIHNAYCVEVRADEDDLNGATHRITSLQAESRKERRDSTRRDHSIPQPNKERHQPYVRAAVTPSLHYEEGSSRPRTGTYPNEREIVYALEKLGMKVKCLQKMRSNPNTRKFDALCEFHQECGHKTEDCIALKQEVVNMLRQGHLKELLSDKGRSNFARGREHQGLPKPPLPARTINIIIGGSDEPLSTA, from the exons ATGACCAATCCTGAAGATCATATGACTCACTACGTCACCGCCGTGAAAGTCAATGACCTCGTCAAGGAACAAGTGTCCTCCATTTTGCTGAAGAAGTTTGGTGAAACCCTCATGGGaggggcattaacatggtattcgcaACTACCAGCCCGCTCCATAGAAACTTTTGAAGAAATGGCCGATAAGCTCGTAACCACCCATGCCGGAGCCAAGAAGACCGAGGCGAGAgtaaatgacatattttctattaagCAATCCTTGGGAGAGGGAATAAGGGATTTTCTCGCCCGATTCAATAGAATAAGGATGACTCTGCCAAACGTATCCGAAGGGATGGAAGTCGCATCTTTTCAGAACGGGCTGAGTAGAGAGGGTTTAAGAGCAACTAGAAAAGTGTTGAGCCGATTGATGAAGTatcctccaaccacttgggatgaaatccACAATGCTTACTGTGTCGAGGTCCGAGCAGATGAGGACGATCTCAACGGAGCAACTCACCGGATAACCTCGCTACAAGCCGAATCTAGAAAAGAACGAAGAGACAGTACTAGAAGAGATCATTCGATTCCGCAACCTAACAAGGAACGGCACCAACCATATGTCAGGGCGGCTGTCACACCCTCCCTCCACTATGAAGAAGGCTCGTCCAGACCAAGGACAGGGACTTATccgaatgaaagag AAATAGTCTACGCTCTTGAGAAACTCGGAATGAAAGTGAAGTGTCTGCAAAAGATGAGATCAAATCCGAACACCAGAAAGTTCGACGCCCTCTGTGAATTCCACCAGGAATGCGGGcacaaaacagaagattgcatCGCCCTTAAACAGGAAGTCGTAAACATGTTACGGCAAGGGCACCTCAAAGAGTTGTTAAGCGATAAGGGGAGGTCTAACTTCGCCAGAGGACGTGAACATCAAGGCTTGCCGAAGCCGCCATTGCCAGCTCGTACCATCAACATAATCATTGGCGGCAGCGACGAGCCTCTATCAACGGCATAA